The Candidatus Cloacimonadota bacterium genome has a window encoding:
- the allB gene encoding allantoinase AllB → MPQKIVDAILSQNKRNVLCDVLFDDTILEIIEKEDVPLNLPELVDYTCNKRKSHDVPSGIIDANFCIVLPGAIDPHVHYDDPGFEWREDFYTGTLAAAYGGITIVADMPCTSIPPVINKANLQHKLRIIEKKAIIDFALWGGVSGTELADDSYIRNMHELNNEGVIGFKTYLISGMEKFNSVNEEQLEKIAVIAKKLNLPVGVHAEDKNLIEQKRAQFQKENSNEIKHYCQTRNIEAEVQAIKTVIRVAEKTGAYFHIVHLSSKNGLKLIGEAQDKGLYITTETCPHFLSFTQDDFEEQGSILKTAPSIKFKEDRRALWDGLKTGTISFVTTDHAGCDFPREKQTGNIWTDYGGIPGSELMVPYMFSEGFMKGKLDLHQTQKVLCENAANIFGLNTHKGKIEQGKDADFILIDPTGLVVIDQSKLHSKGKYSPFDGRTFKGKIISTYLRGQRIIYDDRFVGNAGEGSFCRPIEH, encoded by the coding sequence ATGCCTCAAAAAATTGTCGATGCAATACTCTCCCAAAACAAAAGAAATGTTCTTTGTGATGTACTCTTTGACGACACTATTCTCGAGATAATCGAGAAAGAAGATGTTCCGTTAAATCTACCTGAGCTTGTTGATTATACTTGCAATAAACGGAAATCTCATGATGTTCCTTCTGGTATCATCGATGCGAATTTCTGTATAGTCTTGCCCGGGGCTATTGATCCGCATGTACATTATGATGACCCGGGCTTTGAATGGCGGGAGGATTTTTATACAGGGACTCTTGCCGCAGCATATGGTGGTATCACGATTGTTGCAGATATGCCATGTACCTCGATCCCTCCGGTCATCAATAAAGCAAATCTCCAACATAAACTGAGGATAATCGAGAAAAAAGCGATCATCGATTTTGCTCTTTGGGGAGGTGTTTCCGGCACAGAGCTTGCTGATGATTCATACATTAGAAACATGCATGAGCTCAACAATGAAGGAGTTATCGGCTTCAAAACTTACCTGATCTCGGGCATGGAGAAATTCAATTCAGTTAACGAAGAGCAACTCGAAAAAATTGCAGTTATTGCAAAAAAACTCAATTTACCCGTTGGTGTTCATGCTGAAGATAAAAACCTGATCGAGCAAAAACGGGCACAATTCCAAAAAGAAAATAGTAATGAGATCAAGCATTATTGCCAGACACGAAACATCGAAGCAGAAGTTCAAGCAATCAAAACAGTGATCCGTGTTGCAGAAAAAACCGGGGCTTATTTTCACATCGTACATCTAAGCAGCAAAAATGGTTTGAAATTGATCGGAGAAGCTCAAGATAAAGGACTATATATTACAACAGAGACCTGTCCTCATTTCCTTTCATTTACACAGGATGATTTCGAAGAGCAGGGCAGTATCTTGAAAACAGCACCTTCAATTAAATTTAAAGAAGATAGGAGAGCGCTCTGGGATGGGCTTAAAACTGGAACGATCAGTTTTGTGACGACCGATCATGCAGGATGTGACTTTCCTCGTGAAAAGCAGACAGGGAACATCTGGACAGATTATGGCGGCATACCAGGAAGCGAACTTATGGTCCCCTATATGTTCTCAGAAGGCTTCATGAAAGGCAAACTTGATCTTCATCAAACCCAAAAGGTTCTCTGTGAAAATGCTGCAAATATATTTGGATTGAACACACATAAAGGAAAGATAGAACAGGGAAAAGATGCGGATTTTATTCTTATAGATCCAACCGGGCTAGTTGTAATTGACCAGAGCAAACTTCACTCAAAAGGAAAATACTCTCCCTTCGACGGTAGAACATTCAAGGGAAAAATCATCTCAACATACTTAAGAGGTCAAAGGATCATCTATGATGATCGATTTGTTGGAAATGCTGGTGAGGGTTCGTTCTGTCGTCCCATTGAACATTGA
- a CDS encoding biopolymer transporter ExbD translates to MQLLNRKRRSVTINITSLIDVVLLLLIFFMVSTNFIEQPGMKLDLPDAESAASSEKNEMEIIIQPDGSIFFNGEPITLEELRTQFGKFSTEASEKSLLLKADENVKHGTVVEVMDIARVEGIKKIVIASNKKPE, encoded by the coding sequence ATGCAACTTCTTAATCGAAAAAGGCGAAGTGTTACAATCAATATCACATCTCTCATCGATGTTGTGCTCCTGCTTCTGATTTTTTTTATGGTATCGACAAACTTCATTGAGCAACCCGGCATGAAACTCGATCTGCCTGACGCAGAATCAGCAGCTTCATCTGAAAAGAATGAAATGGAAATAATCATACAACCTGATGGTTCGATATTCTTTAATGGAGAACCTATTACGCTTGAGGAACTTCGAACCCAGTTTGGAAAGTTTAGCACTGAAGCTTCAGAAAAAAGTCTTTTATTAAAAGCAGATGAGAATGTCAAACATGGTACTGTCGTCGAGGTCATGGACATCGCTCGTGTCGAGGGCATTAAAAAGATCGTCATTGCTTCGAATAAAAAACCAGAATAG
- a CDS encoding MotA/TolQ/ExbB proton channel family protein, producing the protein MFSDMFVFLAKGGVLMIPLFICSILSLAVIIEKLITLRVNKVLPPEVEKIVQNYKNEDDIKLVSSVCEQNKSLLARIILIIMNHRKLPYIRMKEEIENNVRQELRALESRLGILETVAAVAPILGLLGTVVGMIKVFSVITSQGVGNASALSGGISEALITTAFGLTVAIPALICYNYFTRKTDDLILDIENVTNNLVKKINHNKEDVDHATS; encoded by the coding sequence ATGTTTTCTGATATGTTCGTATTCTTAGCAAAAGGCGGTGTTTTGATGATCCCGCTTTTTATCTGCAGCATCCTTTCTCTGGCGGTTATCATCGAGAAACTTATCACCCTACGGGTAAATAAGGTACTTCCTCCCGAAGTAGAGAAAATAGTACAGAACTATAAAAATGAAGATGATATCAAGCTCGTTTCTTCAGTATGTGAACAGAATAAGAGTCTGCTTGCTCGTATCATCCTGATTATAATGAATCACAGAAAGTTACCCTATATCCGCATGAAAGAGGAAATTGAGAATAATGTCCGGCAGGAACTGCGAGCCCTCGAGAGTAGGCTTGGTATTCTTGAAACGGTCGCGGCGGTTGCTCCCATTCTTGGTCTACTTGGTACTGTTGTCGGTATGATCAAGGTTTTTAGTGTGATCACTTCGCAGGGTGTCGGTAATGCATCGGCACTGTCCGGTGGTATTTCCGAAGCCCTTATTACAACAGCTTTTGGATTAACTGTTGCAATCCCCGCTCTGATATGTTATAACTATTTCACACGAAAAACCGACGACCTTATCCTCGATATCGAAAATGTAACCAATAACCTTGTCAAAAAGATAAATCACAATAAAGAGGATGTTGATCATGCAACTTCTTAA
- a CDS encoding energy transducer TonB, which yields MNSKKILWIALIISLLLHLLIIIFFPHLSELKLIALKPDEAKFDDTPIVFEFIETPVAPEVEHAEKSNLISDKSLAAADERENKLPLDEIPYKDGDSEIKQFPMIESAEIPQEEQPAEPLSEQADDTAGDSQEQNLALQNIEPTPVIVPQPESDNNPQQLNYTNIISQVENAGGVSFNTYKWDFAPYMLYLKKKIQGNLNPPPGFTHLGLIHGKVLVRFTILPSGELKNLNVLHAEAHNSLVQASTGAISISAPFLPLPENFPEDYLVVTSLFSYIVKKD from the coding sequence ATGAATTCAAAAAAAATACTCTGGATTGCCTTGATCATTTCGCTACTTCTGCATCTACTCATTATTATTTTTTTTCCGCATCTTTCAGAATTGAAACTTATTGCTCTCAAACCAGATGAAGCTAAATTTGATGATACGCCAATAGTGTTTGAATTCATAGAAACACCGGTCGCTCCTGAAGTAGAACACGCAGAAAAGAGCAACTTGATTTCCGACAAGAGTTTAGCTGCAGCTGACGAACGTGAAAACAAACTCCCATTAGATGAAATCCCTTATAAGGATGGAGATTCGGAGATCAAGCAGTTTCCCATGATCGAATCAGCTGAAATCCCACAAGAAGAACAACCAGCTGAACCGTTATCAGAACAAGCAGATGATACCGCGGGTGACTCTCAGGAGCAGAATCTTGCTTTACAGAATATAGAACCCACCCCGGTTATCGTTCCACAACCAGAAAGTGATAATAATCCTCAGCAATTGAATTATACCAATATCATCTCGCAGGTTGAAAATGCCGGGGGGGTAAGTTTTAATACGTATAAATGGGATTTTGCACCTTACATGCTCTATCTAAAGAAAAAAATTCAGGGCAACCTTAATCCACCTCCGGGATTTACTCATCTCGGCTTGATCCACGGAAAAGTTCTTGTCAGATTTACTATTCTGCCAAGCGGTGAGTTAAAAAATCTCAATGTATTGCATGCAGAAGCTCATAATTCTCTTGTACAGGCAAGCACAGGAGCCATTTCGATCTCAGCACCCTTTCTTCCTCTTCCAGAAAATTTTCCGGAGGATTATCTGGTAGTTACTTCGTTATTCTCGTATATCGTAAAAAAAGATTAA